Genomic window (Ammospiza caudacuta isolate bAmmCau1 chromosome 10, bAmmCau1.pri, whole genome shotgun sequence):
CCACAAAAATGCATATTCCTGTATTACTCACTTTGGCAAACACCACCACATAACTTAAATACCATTCTCATCTTCCTCAAACCCACTAGCAAATGAATTATTTAGtgtggagcagggagagaagcTGACACGTCTGGTACTTGAATGCTGCAGTGCTCATgtacctgcagagctggagctcccAGTTAATTATCTAGCCTTCCTGTTTTATGGAAGTTCATGTGTCTTCAAGACATTAATGAATCAAGGCTTACCTGGCATTCCTCTTGTGTGTGAGGCTGGTGTTGAACTGTGAATGCTGACCTGAGCTGGGGCTGTAGTACCAGACTACAATGGCACTCAGCCCGTGTTCTTAAATTGTCCTGCTCCCAAGGTGTTCTCTGCAGCTGAACTTTGGGCTAGGAAGTGCCTTTTGCAATCTTCATGTGGCATCCAGTCATGACCTAATTCACTTCTACGTGTAAGCACAATATGAGGGTGATCATAATGATCATTTTAATATGGCAGGTTTCTTCCCTGTACCACTGTTTTAAAAGCTGTCATTGGAACCCAGAGGCACTCCCAAGGCATTGCTGTGATTAGGGCTGAAATACCCATGCTGACACAGTGCTCCCCAACAAGGACAGACATACAGAAACCTGCTCTCAGTTGCTGTTCCACAGAGGCAATTTATCTGTAAATCAAACATGTGGCACACTTTGCTTCAGATTATGCTCTTGATGCACCAAAGCAGCATCTAATCAGCTTTCACTCTGTCAAATACAGATTTGTGTCATAAGTGATGTAGGACATAACCCACAATCTCACTCTGCCCTCTCACAGGAGAACAGGAACAATCTTTTCCCATGAAGGCCTAAGGTGTTCACTGTACAGAGCAAATACCAGTGCACAGAGAGAACTTTGAAACCTCTGGGGGGATTAGAAACACTTTGTCTGTCAAAGATTATGTTACAGTCCTGCAGTACTCTATACAGAACTGCAAGACCAAGCTTGATTATTTGAACATAAGCTGAAAGTAGTATATTTGAAGTGCACATTTAAATGAAAGAATTCTTAGAAGAACCCTGGCAAGAAATAGAATAACTTCTTTTACTTTTGGAGAATGTTTACCATTGCGTCATTATAAACGAGTAAATGAGGATTTCTGAAATTCAAGACATTAAAGCTGTATGCCTGAAAATCTTCTCAAAGCTCAACCTAATCAGAGAACTAAGGATCCTGTAATTATATGTAAAAGTCTGTAATTATGTGTAAGAGTTTTACCCAGATTTTCATTCTTGACTGCAGAACTGTGTTAAGACACATTCAGAATTCCTGTTTTGGTTGTTACTCTGCTTACTCAGACAAGTTCCATTGATCTCAAAGAGCTTTGTGTACGTATGAAAACTGATTAAGAGCTGTGAAAGACCACTGATCCTTTGTCTTTAGTTTTAAACCTCTGGGAATCTGATTAATTCTCCTGAACTTAAATTCTGACATTTTTTGCACTTTTAACTCAAGCAGAGACAGCAACTTGAGAAACTTCAGCTTCCAAAAGAAAAGtcataccttttttttttttttttttggatctGACACAGATGATTAGCAGGGAAACTTCCTTTCTGGAGCAcaaggagtggctgagggccCTGTGGGGGCTCAGCCCGGAGGAGGCTCGGGGGGACCTTCTTGCTCTCTGTAACTCCCTGACagggtgtagccaggtggggatcaggctcttctcccaggAAACAAGTGACATGACCAGAGGAAACAGCCACAAGTTGTGTCAAaggaggttcaggctggacatcaggaagaatttcttcacagaaaaggtggtcaggcattgaaatgagctgcccagggaggtggtggaatcaccatccctgaagtgttcaAGCAATGATCAGCTGTGGCACTTCGTGCTCTGGCCTGATTTGATCATCTTGCaggccccttccaaccttaatgactccgtgattctgtgattctgtgaagttAAAGCCTTCTGTGCCGTGATAAGAGCcttgggcagtgctgcagcccaaGGAGCGCGGGGTCGGGCAGTGCCGTGCTCGGGCTGCCCCTCACCTCCCGCACACCTCAGACAAGCGGCAGCCGGCCCAGCCTTCCCTCAGGAGCTACTACACGGCTGGGCCGGCGGCCCTGGCCGCACCCCAGAGCTCACACCAGCAGTGCCACGGCAGCACCGCTGGCACCACTGGCACTGGTACCGCACACCCAACATCTGAGGGCTGCCCACAGCGATGGCGCCGGCCCCGCGCCTGCCTGTCCTGTGGGTGAGCGGGAGGGGATGAATGAGAGGCGGCCATGAAGACGTCAACTGTGGGACGCCAGTGCGGGACGCGGGACCGGGGGCTcggtgctgctgtccctgagggcGCTGACGGGCAAGACACAGAGCCGGGGCTCGGTCCCCCTCTCCCTGAGGACGCTGACGGGCAGGACGCGGGGCCGGGACTCAGTGCCGCTGTCCCCGAGGGCGCTGCCGGGCAGGACGCGGGGCCAGGGCTCGGTGCCGCTGTCCCTGAGGGCGCTGCCGGGCAGGATTCGGGGCCGTTTCCACCGGCGGGACGTGTCCCGCTGTCCCTCCCGGCCACAGGGCGGCGGCAGAGGCGCGGGGCCGGAGGGCGGGGGAGCGGCGCTCTCGGTGGTACCGAGGTCATCACGGCGCGACGGCGGCGGGAGCTGTGTCCGGCTGCTGTGGGCGCGCTCCCCTCGGAATTGTTTTCAGAAAGACATGACCACACAGGTAATTAAAAACACAGCGTTAGCTGAGCTAATTGCTGGCTTGaggtgtgtgtatgtgtatgtatatatatgtgtataggCTGCTCATGtgtaatattaattattttttctttctagtaCGGTATTCTCTTCAAGCAAGAGCAAGGTGAGCAAACGCTAACGGGTTCTGAGCAGTGTTGGTGTTCTGGGATGATGTAAAGTAGATAATGGCAGGTATCCGTGTGAGGAGACCTGGTTATGTGTGTATTGGGCATAAATCTGAGTAACTCAGAGGTAGCTGTGCTGCTTTTTCGGCATTGACGCTGCTCACATATTTTGGAAGAACGAAGACAGTGACGAGGCTCTCAGAGCGCTCAATAGACCTGAGGAGCAGGGCACGGTCTATTGCCAACATTGCAGCTAGCCAGTTCAGCATTGCCAAAACCAGTTGTGATCTCCTatcaaaagaaaatacttatttttaaattaatgtgcTTATATTCTCTTTTAGCTCATGATGATGCCATTTGGTCAGTTGCATggggcaaaaataaaaatgatggTTCTGAAACAGTGATCTCTGGCTCTCTGGATGATCTGGTAAAGGTCTGGAAGTGGTAAGTGCCCCATATTAATCTGTGTTAGGCCTTAGAAATGGTCTGTATGGAGCAGCCTTGAATTTCCACAATCTCTAGCGATATTAGAAGAatggcacacagagctgcttcttTGAGCAAGTTTATCTCCATTGGTGTGTGCTTTCTCTTGGAGTGGTGGCATTCTGGTgtgctttcattaaaaaaaaaaaagagaatccttttgaaaatgcatttcagagAATACTTAATGAACTTCTAAACCAAAGAATGAGAAATGCATCTTTTGATGAGACAGTGCATTTGGAGATGTGTATTGTGAAGGAAATAATGGGAATAGTGAGaaagaggaaatgaaatcttccttttttattgAAAGAAAGATCCTGATAATCCTAATGGAAGTGTGCTTTTGAAAAGGAGTTATTGTCTCTTAGGCAAAGCAGTGTGAAGGATTTGCTTCACTTCAGTGGTAGGTTTAGCTTGGGTGGGGTGACTGTGAAGATGTCAGTCGTGGTACTTTGTGCTGAGCTCACAGGCCAGCCCTGTGAGCACCCACAGACTGGGGTGTGATGGACGTTTTTTGGTGGGATGGCTTCCAAACTTAGGATGAAGTACCTGCTTGGCAGGAATGTGGTAAATTATTGATTTGTCAGTTCTTTAAGTACAGAGAGTTTGTGCGCAGCCCTTCAGGGAGGAATTGgattgtttgttttgtgtgagACTGGGCATGTTCAGCCcccccagctgttcccagcgaggcttttctttccctgcacGGCAGGAACGATGAAAAGCTGGATCTGCAGTGGACTCTGGAGGGGCACCAGCTGGGGGTGGTGTCAGTGGACATCAGCCACACGGGTGCCATCGCAGCCTCCAGCTCCCTGGACGCCCACATTCGCCTCTGGGACTTGGAGACTGGCAAGCAGATCAAGTCCATAGATGCTGGTCCTGGTAAGACACCAGTgctgagctggctctgcagaggaacACTGTGACTCTTCCTGGCAGATACTGAGGGACCAGGGTACCTGAGGGCATTAAGGTCTTTGGGGGGTTTAATCTTTCCCGTATTTGCAGAAGTCTTTAAGGTTTTATGAGCTCCACACAAAGCAACATCAGACAATTTTACaattttacaattttatttttacacacTACTTGTGCTTTCTCAGGTACACATAGTAGGCATTTTGCTGCATGCATAAAGCAGAAGCTTCTCTTACACATGCATTGGTAAAGGgatatttggaagaaataaTTCAAGTGCTTATTCGGATGCATTTACAAAGGAGCTCTGAATGTTCTTCATAACACTGCAGTGAATTTGAGCCTTGCATCTGATCCTTTTTTATCCAGCATGTCCACTCCTGAGGAAGCAAGCCAAAACAGCTATCAATGGTAACAATGCTGATGTTCTCCAAGCTGGAATTCAGGGCCCAAGGTCTTATTCCAAGTATTTCATGAGTCCACTGGGACTCACGAATTTAAGAATAATCTTGCAGTGTTTTAGGCAATTAATATTTaacttttaggaaaaaaaaccctgtaaatTAGATTGTGCCAGATAAATATATTGCACTGCTAGGAAAAATGATGGGTTTTTACATTCAATTGCAGGAATGTTATCTGTCTTACATTTGTCTGCATTTCTCCTGTACTTTCATCTTCTGTGCTTTGCTACATACTTGTGTTGCTTTTTTCAGTAGTTTCAGTCTTTTGGTTCTGGGAAAAAAGTAAGAATTTCCACTTAATGATGCAGTCTtaaattctaaatttaacaTTACATGAGGGTCTCATAAGGTCAGGGTCTTACTAGAAATGTAATCTTTTACTAAATGTAAGTAAATAGCTCAAGATATGCTCCACTAGTTACATAGAAGGGGTGACTTGATGAGCTTGTACATTCTTAGGGGGTTACACATCTAAACAGATGCATACAGGACTGACACTGTTGAATAAGAACCAAGAACAGGATCCAGCTaactggtttttattttttaatacagttgATGCTTGGTCCCTGGCTTTTTCACCTGATTCCCAGTACCTTGCAACAGGAAGTCACGTGGGGAAAGTAAATATTTTCGGTGTTGAAACTGGAAAGAAAGAATATTCTCTAGACACCAGAGGAAAGTTCATCCTTAGCATTGCATATGTAAGAAGCACATAATTCCTTATGAGAAATTGCTATTGCTGTAATATGTTGTAAATAGGTGTTTTTGTTTCCATCTATCAGTTTATCCCTGCAATAATATTAGGTGACAGCCATAGTTCCAAATACAAATTGTTTGACATTTCCCCCTGCACATCTGGAAAATATATTTGGATCTTGTTTATAGCCTTCAGGATTTTTGGAGCCCAGGTATCTTGCATAGGTTACTATTTGTGAAAAGTTGCCAAGGGAATGTCAGGGCTTACACAGCATAAATACACACAGATGTTGAATCacaatttttgtgttttattacaGAGTCCAGATGGAAAATACTTGGCCAGTGGAGCAATAGATGGCATTATCAATATTTTTGATATTGCAACTGGAAAACTTCTGCATACGCTAGAAGGTATGGTTTGGTTATTTGCAGTACCTAATTCTGACCTCATTTCTGACAAAATTAAAGGATATAATGCAAGTCAGAATAAGCTACAACAACCATGGCAAAAATTAGTTGACATATTTGTCCATTAGACAGTATTTACTTATTTAGTGTGTTCTAACCTAAACTGCTTAAAATATTAGAGACAGGCTGTAAACTCACGCTTGCATCataaatgccttttttaaaaGATACAGTCAGTAATGCTTAACTAAATTTTTAAATTGGAGCTCCTTGTATTGCAGAAAAGTACAAGGGAATGAAGCCAAGCCAAAtgtgtgctgccctgcacatgatttttctttttcttgcattATTTGTTCTAAAGCAATTTTTTGCTAGTCTAAAAAGTAACTGAACATTTTATGTTGTAGAacacatgcattttttttttctaacagaTAAATGGGCTTTTAATGTTAATGCAGTTTCTGCCCAGTTGTAATCAAAGCCCCAACCACTTAAATATGCAATCATACTATAAAATATGACATGATTTCTAATAGAGATGCACAGTTGAAAGAAATTAGATAGTCTTTGTGTTGCAGACATGCATTAACATTCACAGTTGAGAATTGCTATTTCATTTTCCCTTGTGTGAAGAAGCCtctggagagaaggaggcttcagaggctgctgtgtctgagcaggcagagctgttgTAGCTTGCTGGGCGCTGTGTCAGTGGGAggagtgccagccctgccctgtgtccctgtccctgcaggccatGCCATGCCCATCCGCTCGCTGACCTTCTCCCCTGACTCCCAGCTGCTCGTCACTGCCTCCGATGATGGATACATCAAAATCTACGATGTGTGAGTGGCTGATACTGTGAAACATAGAGCTAACCCTCCGCTCTCCAGAATTCCTTTCAGCTTTTGGTGACTTTTTATGTAATAAATAATCTTAAATCGTAAAATACTACATCCTTAGATAGTTTTTGAAAGTGTAGAGGTAGAAGAAAGCTgtaaattgaaaacaaattactttCCTCATATTTGCCTGTAGGCAGTAAGCTAATTCTTCTTTGTATCTGTCCTGTGAGCTTGTGTTCACCTCTCTTAAACATCTGTTCTGTGCACAGGAAATTATATTTATGACCTATTTCTGTTGCATCTTGCAATACCTTGGAAGACCCTGGGGAGGAAATGGCCCTGCTTCAGTGGTCTTCACCTTCTAAACCTGCATTGCTTTGGCTTTGGTGAAACTCTTTGTCCTCCAGTCCATCTTCTTAGCGACTTCTTTTTATGTTAACtatttgaaatggaaaaacagAATCTGCTGTAGCACCAGTTCGGCTTGGATGAACAAATGTCCAGAAGTCACCTTCCATTGAACCATTCTTCATTGCACTAGCTAGGGTATATTCTTGTTgctttttccctggaattcacAAAGCAAATGCTAATGTGTTCTTTCCACAGGCAACATGCAAACTTGGCTGGCACATTAAGCGGTCACGGATCCTGGGTTTTAAATGTAGCATTTTGTCCCGATGATACCCATTTTGTTTCCAGGTACTGAggatttttaattgtttttgattactggggaaaaaaaaagtgtacaAATTGCAGTGGGATCTGTAATGAAGTAACATAAAATTTAAAGGCTCGAGCCAATCTGTGATGTGATACCAGCTGTAGTGAGAGCATTTTACAGAGTAAGTCTTCCCATTGCAGTGTAGTTCCTGACAAGTGAAAAACACCTAAGAGAACAGCAGTTTGATTCTGAATAGCTGAAAAATTGCTCTTGAATCAAGAATTACAACCGAAAATAGTAATACATTAATCTACTTGAATTTTAGTATTAATTCTTAAAacagctgaggcagctggggagCCAAGTATATGTAACAAGAATTTCCTTATCCAAAGAACTTGCCTCAAAGAATTTTTTGGCCAAAATGGGAGTCTTCATTTTCACATTGCACATGTTGGAacagtaaatttattttaaaggtagGGAACCTACCAGAAGATGCAGTCATTTGCTACTTCATCCCTGTATTTGATGGGTGAAAGAGGGTTTCTTATGTCTGCCATATGAGAACCTTTAATGTTTGCATTAAACTTTagttaatatattaatttaaacaTTAATCAGcgttatttttctttcagttcatCTGATAAAAGTGTGAAGGTTTGGGATGCTGGAACAAGGACCTGTGTCCATACTTTTTTTGACCACCAAGATCAGGTATGGCTGCTATTCCCTGAGTCACCACGTTCCCAGGAGAGCTTGTGTAGTTGAGCACATTTGTGCTTCAccttggtgctgcagctccaggcttgCAGTAATGCAGCTTTAGCCTGCTATAATGAAAATTTAGAAGTTGTGGTTATTTAGCACTTAATATTGAACTAGTACTCCCAGGTGTATATGCTGATCTCTTCCAAgtcattaatatttttcaggCCCAAAAAAGGCAATCCTGAGTGGCCTAAGTCTCACCAGACTCTGTTACCTTTGTCTCTGGTTTTACTTATTTCTGTGACTAACACAGCATGTGTAAGGGTGGAAGTACTTATTTAAAAGGATGGAATTACTTAAACAGATGCTTGAAAGCAGCCTGGCAACTTGGGAGTTTTTCCTCCTTCAGTGTCTGTAATACTGGGGGTTTTTACTTTATTGTTCAGTGACAGCTACCTGTGAGAAAAGGAGTTAGGTTTCTGCCCATTTACTCTTTGGCCAAATGTTAGGTGATAAACAGAacaagtgttttattttaatggacCACTGAACAAGAAACAAAGGATAttctttcagatt
Coding sequences:
- the SKIC8 gene encoding superkiller complex protein 8, which produces MTTQYGILFKQEQAHDDAIWSVAWGKNKNDGSETVISGSLDDLVKVWKWNDEKLDLQWTLEGHQLGVVSVDISHTGAIAASSSLDAHIRLWDLETGKQIKSIDAGPVDAWSLAFSPDSQYLATGSHVGKVNIFGVETGKKEYSLDTRGKFILSIAYSPDGKYLASGAIDGIINIFDIATGKLLHTLEGHAMPIRSLTFSPDSQLLVTASDDGYIKIYDVQHANLAGTLSGHGSWVLNVAFCPDDTHFVSSSSDKSVKVWDAGTRTCVHTFFDHQDQVWGVKYNGSGSKIVSVGDDQEIHIYDCPV